CAACATCTTCAGCAGCGGTCAATTCCCTCAGATCGCGAATCTTCCGTTCGTAACGAAGGGAAATATTCTTCCGGGCGTTTCGCAGGGCCTCTTCAGAGGGAGCTACATACTCCTTGCCGTCGATTTTCCCCTGTTGCAGGACTTCCTGCAGCAGTTCCATCTCGATCCTGTCCCTCCAGACCTTCTTCATTTCCTCATCGTTGCGGGGCCACTCCATATGCCTCCGGGAACGCGGCACGCCCTCCTGACGGTCGAACTTGAATTCTTCCTTAGCCAGCAATTCTCGCGCGTACTCCGTTCTCTGAGCGACGCGAGCCATGTACTGCATGAATAGGGGGCGGGCCACCTGCATGGCCTCTCCATCACGGATATAATCATCCAGATCCGTAGCGAATTTAGCACGCAGCCTGTTCACGTCCTGGAGAGTAAAGTAGATCTTGGACGGGTCCAGGCTCTTCAGGTACATCTCCAGAGCCCGTTCCGAGGCATTATCGTCAAAGGCGCGGCGAGAAATGTGTTCCTTCTTCAAAATCCGGAACATCAGCTTTCCCGCCTCATCGTAGTTCACGGCACCCTGCCCCAACGGCAGCAATACGGCCAGTACAATCAGAACAAACCAAACCGGACGGGAAAAAAACAATGAGACAGCCTTTTTCATCTTCCTCGGCAAAGTTCCTTTCCTATTAGGAGTTACTGGAGGCAAGAGGGGCGCCTTTCTTCAGATTCACCATATCCGCCACGATATTCAGACTTTCCCGAAGTTCGGGGTCCAGACCGGAAGGATATTCGGGAGAATCGTCCAGCTCATCATCCGGATTCTCCACAATCTTAATGAACTGTTCGTTGTCTTTCTCCGGATCGGCCTGCGGCAGTTTGTCCGCATTGACATCATCCAGCGTCAAACGGTAAATCTTGTAGCGTTCGGCATCATTCTTTGCCATTTCGGCAAATCGCACCCTGCGTTCCTCATTGATGGCTTTGCGCCGTTCCAAGAGCTGGCGATTTTCCCTTTCGCGTTCCTCCTTGTTAAGAGAGAGTTTGTTTTCATCCTGCCGCTTCTTCATCTCCAAGGCGTCCTCCTCCATGATACGGAAGTCGCGGTCACGGGCCACGCGTTTCCCGCTTCTCTCCCGGAGCGTCGGCAGCACCGTGCCGATCCATCTGTCCTTCCGGTATTTCTCGCATCCGGGTATCTGGTCGTAAGGCATCACATAATCGAACGATTCTTCCCCAAGCTCATAGGAGGCCAGCGCACTAGGAAGTACCACATCGCTTTCTACGCCTTTCTTCTGAGTTGATCCGCCAGCCACCCGGTAAAATTTCTGGACGGTCAGCTTGAGCGTCCCTGCCCGCGAACTATCGGAGAAATAGGGAAGGAAACGATTCAACTCAATGGGGCTCTGGACGGTACCCTTTCCAAAAGTCGACTTATCGCCGACGATCACCGCACGACCGTAATCCTGAAGGGCCGCTGCCAGAATTTCCGAGGCGGATGCCGACAATTTGTTGGTCAGCACAACCATCTGTCCCTTGAACAAAGGTTCCTTATTCCAGACCTCCAGTACGGATACCTTGCCTCTGGAATCCTTAACCTGAACCACGGGACCTGCACCGATGAAGAAACCGGTCATCAAGCGGACTTCTTCCAACGAACCGCCGCCATTGTCGCGCAAGTCGAGAACCAGACCTTCCACCCCCTCCTTGACCATGCGTTTGAGAATCTTCTTCACATCCGCGGCACAGCTTCGAGAACCGCCATCCATGTCCACATAAAATGAGGGCAGCGTCAGAATCCCCAGTTTGGCGATCCTGCCGTCATCCTGCTTCATCTCCATAATCTCCCCTCGGCACAGCTCCGCCTTGGTCTCTACCTTGGCGCGCGTCAGCACAACCTCTTTGATATGTCCGGGGGTAGACGCCGGTTCCACCTTGAGGCGAACGCGCGTACCTTCCTTTCCGCGGACCAACTCCACAACCTTGTCCGCACGCATATAAAGAACATCCGTCATCACATGCGAATCGTTCGGCGACACGCCGAGAATGCGATCATTCAATTTCAACTCGCCGCTTTTGTCCGCAGGGCCGCCGACAACAATACCGCTGATCTTGACGGAGCCATCGTCCTCAGCTCCCAAAAGGGCACCGATACCGCTGATACTCATATCCATGGAACTCCTGAATTCATCCGTTTCCCGGGCATCCATATACTCCGTATGCGGGTCATAAGCCAAAGCCACAGCCGATAACAACGCGCTGGCCACATCCTCCTCGTCCGAGGATTCCTTAACATTCCTCAGAAGGCGTTCGTAGCGCAGGGAGAGCTTCTCCTTGGGGGATTTTTCGGAAGCCGCCGGATCGGGCTTGTTCTGCTCCCTGGCGAGGCGGGCCATTGTCTCGCGCCGCAAAATTTCAGACAAAAGCTGCTCCTCCACCATATCGTGCCACACTTTGTTCATCTCCTCTTCATCCTTGGGCCAGTTTACCTTGCGACGGGACAGAGGCACATATTCCTTGCGGTCGAACTGGAAGTTCTCCTTCTCCAGCAACTCCCGGGCATATCCGACTCTCTGCTCCACTCTCCGGCAATACAAAGTGTACATGGGAACAGCCGCATTCATCAGCTTGCCGGTAAACATGTAATAACCCAGATTGGTACCGTAGTTAGACTTGAGCGTATCCACATCCTGCTGCGTAAAAAAAATCCGGGACGGATCCAAACGCTTCAAATACATGTCCAGGCAATCCCCGGAAACCTTATCGTTCAGCTCCTTCCGGGAAAAATGCATATTCTGCAAAAGAATTGCCGTCATTTTGCCGACATCATCAAAGTTCGTCGCTCCCTGTACGCAGGAGACGAGCATCATGGAGGCAAATGCCCAGCAGACCATGTTGCGGAACCATTTGGGAGACTCAATATGCATAAAAAAATCTATTAATAAGATGAAAAGGCCGCACCATCCTGAACCTGGCCGATACAGTAAGATTTACGTATTTAAACGACCATGTCTATCCCTTTTCAAGTCCATGTTTCGAGAACGCACCGGATAGTACGAGATTTGCGCTCGCCAATCCGGCAGAATCGCCTATCATTTTTCCCATGAATCGGATTCGTGTTTATACGGGTGGCGCTGTGGCTGGCAACGGGTACCTCTTCAAAACCGGAGAAAATACCTACATCGCCATCGATGCACCCGAAGGCTTTGCTGACTGGATCAAATCCAAAAACCCAAAAGCCGTGATCACAGATCTCCTCATTACGCACCAGCACTTCGACCACGTGCAGGATGCCGCCCGCATGAAAGAAGTGTTCGGATGCGCCATTCACGCGGGTGCCGCGTATTCCGATCAACTCTCCCTCGTCGACATGGCCGCCAAAGAGTGGAACATGGACATCGAAGTTCCTCCCTACGACGTGGACGACCTCATCGACGACAACAAAAAAGCAGCCACCTGGGGAGGCCTCATCTGGCACCTCTACCACGTCCCCGGACACTCTCCCGACAGCATCGTCTACCAGTTGCCGGACGAAGACATCCTCTTCTCCGGAGACACCATCTTTGCCGGTTCCATCGGCAGAACCGACCTCCCCGGAGGCAACACCAAACTCCTGCTCAAAGGATTGGAAAACACGATCCTCAGCCAGCCCCTTTCCACAACCATTTTTCCGGGCCACGGCCCTTACACGACCGTCCGCAACGAAAAACAGACCAATCCCTATCTTTACTGATCCACCCTCGCGGCGCGGCTCCACTCCCTCTCGTACCCTATCATTATCAGACACATGTTATTCTCAGAACTTGGACTTTCAGAATCCGTCCTCAAAGCCGTCGAAGCCTGCGGCTACGACCACCCCACCCCCATCCAAGAACAAGCCATTCCCAAAATCCTGGAAGGATGCGACATCATCGGCGCGTCCCAGACCGGTACCGGAAAAACCGCCGCATTCGCCCTCCCCCTTCTCAGCAAGCTGGAACCGACGGGCAAACCACAAATCCTCGTTCTGGAACCCACCCGCGAACTCGCCGACCAAGTGGCGGAATCCTTCCGCGAATACGCCCAGTTCACCGGGTTCAAGGTAGCCCTCCTCTACGGAGGCGTCGGCTATGGACAACAAACCGAAGACCTGAAAAACGGAGCCGACATCGTCGTCGCCACCCCCGGACGCCTCATCGACCATTTCTACCGCGCCACCATGCGATTCGGCGGCATCAAAACCCTCGTCCTCGACGAAGTGGACCGCATGCTCGACATGGGGTTTCTGCCCACCGTCCGCAAGATCGTCAGCCTCTGCCCCTGGGAAGGCCGCCAGACGCTCTTCTTCTCCGCCACCATGCCGGAAATTATCTCCAGCTTCGCCCGCTGGTGCCTGCACGACCCCATCGAAATCACCATCGCACGCCAGGAAGTCGCCGCCACCATCAGCCACGCCTTCTACCCCGTCGCCATGGACCAGCGCGACGAACTCCTCATCAACCTCCTCAAAAAGACGGACTTCCACTCCGTCATGATCTTCACCCGAACGCGGCGCGAAGCGGACAGCGTCTGCTCCATGCTCGAACGCAACGGCTACCGCGACAACGCCGCCGTCATGCACTCCGACATCTCCCAAAAGGACCGTATGGAAGCACTCAAGGGATTCAAGAGCGGCAAATACGCCATCCTCGTCGCCACCGATGTCGCCGCCCGCGGTATCGACGTCAGCGGCGTCACCCACGTCATCAACTACCGCGTCCCGGAAAACCCCGAAGATTACGTCCACCGCATCGGCCGCACCGGCCGCGCCGAAGCTACCGGAGAAGCCTTCACCATCCTCACCGCCGACGAACTCGACTTCGCCAAAGCCGTCGAAGAATTCGTCAACCAGAAGATCGAACGCAAAAAGCTTGAAGGCTTCGACTACGCCTACAGCGCTATCCTCGACGACCAACCCATCCGCCCCGTCCGGAAACCGAAGCCCCCCATGCCCAAGCGCGGACGAAGAAGGTAACCCCTCTCCACGATACGCGCCGCACAAACCTCCCCCTTTTATGCGAGTCCTCGCCATCGACCCGGCCATTCGCAATACCGGTTACGCCGTTATTGAAGGGGATCATGTCCGGGACGCTCACGCCGTCGACTACGGCACCATTTCACTGCCCGCCAAACTGGCCCAGTCCGCCTGCCTCCTCGCGATCAAAGACCACATCTCCGCCCTCATTCAAAAGTGGGAGCCGGAAGAAGTTGCCGTCGAGCGCATCATCTTCGTCCAATCCCACCAGACGGCCATCATCATGGGCTCCGCCCGGGCGGCCGTCATCCTGGCCGCCGCTGAAAATGGTCTCAAAGTCGTCGAATACTCGCCTACCAGCGTCAAACTTGCCGCCGTCGGCAAAGGCACCGCCCGCAAAGAACAAGTCGCCTTCATGATGCGGGCTCTTCTCCAACTCCGGGAAACACCCCAGTCCGATGCAGCGGATGCCCTCGCCATCGCCTTCGCACACCTCACCGCCAGCGACCCCGCCAAAGCCCTCGTCATCGAGCGCAAATACATCTGATGCCCGTCAATACGGGAACCCGGATTGAGTTCTCCGGCATCCGCACCTTGAGGAATTGAACAGGAATTGTGGACTACGGCTTCTCGTCCGCAATTGGTATCGCCGATTGTTTTGCCTTGATGTGGTCAAGCAGCATGCGGTGGATTTCCTCCATAGTCTTCAGCTTGTCCGGCTTGTTATTCGCTTTCGCCTCAGCCAATTTCTTCTCGCAATAGAGGAGCGAATTATTCCCGGATTTGTCCTTCAATAATGGATCCGCTCCATGATCCGGAAA
This is a stretch of genomic DNA from Akkermansia sp. N21116. It encodes these proteins:
- a CDS encoding MBL fold metallo-hydrolase; its protein translation is MNRIRVYTGGAVAGNGYLFKTGENTYIAIDAPEGFADWIKSKNPKAVITDLLITHQHFDHVQDAARMKEVFGCAIHAGAAYSDQLSLVDMAAKEWNMDIEVPPYDVDDLIDDNKKAATWGGLIWHLYHVPGHSPDSIVYQLPDEDILFSGDTIFAGSIGRTDLPGGNTKLLLKGLENTILSQPLSTTIFPGHGPYTTVRNEKQTNPYLY
- a CDS encoding carboxy terminal-processing peptidase, producing the protein MHIESPKWFRNMVCWAFASMMLVSCVQGATNFDDVGKMTAILLQNMHFSRKELNDKVSGDCLDMYLKRLDPSRIFFTQQDVDTLKSNYGTNLGYYMFTGKLMNAAVPMYTLYCRRVEQRVGYARELLEKENFQFDRKEYVPLSRRKVNWPKDEEEMNKVWHDMVEEQLLSEILRRETMARLAREQNKPDPAASEKSPKEKLSLRYERLLRNVKESSDEEDVASALLSAVALAYDPHTEYMDARETDEFRSSMDMSISGIGALLGAEDDGSVKISGIVVGGPADKSGELKLNDRILGVSPNDSHVMTDVLYMRADKVVELVRGKEGTRVRLKVEPASTPGHIKEVVLTRAKVETKAELCRGEIMEMKQDDGRIAKLGILTLPSFYVDMDGGSRSCAADVKKILKRMVKEGVEGLVLDLRDNGGGSLEEVRLMTGFFIGAGPVVQVKDSRGKVSVLEVWNKEPLFKGQMVVLTNKLSASASEILAAALQDYGRAVIVGDKSTFGKGTVQSPIELNRFLPYFSDSSRAGTLKLTVQKFYRVAGGSTQKKGVESDVVLPSALASYELGEESFDYVMPYDQIPGCEKYRKDRWIGTVLPTLRERSGKRVARDRDFRIMEEDALEMKKRQDENKLSLNKEERERENRQLLERRKAINEERRVRFAEMAKNDAERYKIYRLTLDDVNADKLPQADPEKDNEQFIKIVENPDDELDDSPEYPSGLDPELRESLNIVADMVNLKKGAPLASSNS
- the ruvC gene encoding crossover junction endodeoxyribonuclease RuvC, producing the protein MRVLAIDPAIRNTGYAVIEGDHVRDAHAVDYGTISLPAKLAQSACLLAIKDHISALIQKWEPEEVAVERIIFVQSHQTAIIMGSARAAVILAAAENGLKVVEYSPTSVKLAAVGKGTARKEQVAFMMRALLQLRETPQSDAADALAIAFAHLTASDPAKALVIERKYI
- a CDS encoding DEAD/DEAH box helicase: MLFSELGLSESVLKAVEACGYDHPTPIQEQAIPKILEGCDIIGASQTGTGKTAAFALPLLSKLEPTGKPQILVLEPTRELADQVAESFREYAQFTGFKVALLYGGVGYGQQTEDLKNGADIVVATPGRLIDHFYRATMRFGGIKTLVLDEVDRMLDMGFLPTVRKIVSLCPWEGRQTLFFSATMPEIISSFARWCLHDPIEITIARQEVAATISHAFYPVAMDQRDELLINLLKKTDFHSVMIFTRTRREADSVCSMLERNGYRDNAAVMHSDISQKDRMEALKGFKSGKYAILVATDVAARGIDVSGVTHVINYRVPENPEDYVHRIGRTGRAEATGEAFTILTADELDFAKAVEEFVNQKIERKKLEGFDYAYSAILDDQPIRPVRKPKPPMPKRGRRR